From the genome of Bacteroidota bacterium:
CTCATCAAACTATTATCAACGTGTGAAAATGAATCCTCATCTACGGTTAACACACTCGGCATCCAAGCAAGTTTTGGCAAATGCTTGATAATGAATAACGGCCAATGCAGCGATGCTTTTCCGGAAGGGGGCCAAAAATACGATATGAAAAGTACATTATTCATTAAAGGCTATTTGGTAAGCCATAAATCCGTTACCGCATCATCTTTCCATTTCAATGAAATAAATAAATCACATACTTCACGAACGCAACCATTCCCTCCATTTGTTTTCGTGATATAATGTGCAATTTTTTTGTTAATTGCGGTTGCGTCTGCCGGTGTTGCAGCAAAGCCAACTTTTTTTAAGACAGGAATGTCATTAATATCGTCCCCAATGAACGCAATCTCGTTCCATTCCAACGAATATTTTTTCATGAGTAGTTCAATCGTTTCCTTTTTATTTATAACGCCTTGATGAAGTTCGTCCACCTTTAAGCGTTCAGCTCGCTTTTCGACAATTTTAGTGTTCTCCGTGGTAACAAGAGCAATTGTATATCCGGCTTTCTTCAATAACATCATTCCCATTCCATCGCGAATAGAAAATTTCTTTAATTCTATTCCATTCTCGGAATAGTATGCTCCGGAATCTGTAAGGACACCATCAACATCCATTGCAATCAGTTTAATTTTTTTTAGTCTTGAAATCAGAGTTTTGTTCATGATCTTTCTCAAATAGTTCGTTGCATCAAACTACGAAATTTTTGTCTCATCCCAAAGATTGTCATTCATCTTCCAAAAAATATTATTACATTTACCGTATGAAAATTGCGATTCTGTCGGATATTCACGGAAACTTACAAGCATTGCAATCTGTCTTTTCAACAATTGATTTAATGGACATCCGCGAGATTATTTGTTTGGGAGACATTGTCGGATATGGAGCAAATCCGAATGAGTGTATTGAATTGATACAATCACGGAAGATTCCCTCTGTTGTCGGAAATCATGATAAAGCTGTTATTGGAGAAATTCCTATTGAAAATTTCAGCGAGACTGCACGAAGAGGTGTTCTCTGGACTCAATCCGTTATTTCAACAGCAAACAAGAATTTTCTTGCCAGCTTGAATTTTAGCATTAAAGAATACAGTGCTCTGTTTGTGCATGGCTCTCCAGATTCACCGGAAAATTTTCGCTATCTGTTCGATCAAGAAGACGCTGCAGAAAGTTTTCACGCATTTACTGAGCAAATTTGTTATATAGGACATACACACCGACCTGAAATTTTTTGCGAAGATGGGATTACCGATCAATTAATGTTGGATAAGCGATACATCGTAAATGTTGGCAGCGTTGGTC
Proteins encoded in this window:
- a CDS encoding HAD-IIIA family hydrolase yields the protein MRKIMNKTLISRLKKIKLIAMDVDGVLTDSGAYYSENGIELKKFSIRDGMGMMLLKKAGYTIALVTTENTKIVEKRAERLKVDELHQGVINKKETIELLMKKYSLEWNEIAFIGDDINDIPVLKKVGFAATPADATAINKKIAHYITKTNGGNGCVREVCDLFISLKWKDDAVTDLWLTK
- a CDS encoding metallophosphoesterase family protein, which produces MKIAILSDIHGNLQALQSVFSTIDLMDIREIICLGDIVGYGANPNECIELIQSRKIPSVVGNHDKAVIGEIPIENFSETARRGVLWTQSVISTANKNFLASLNFSIKEYSALFVHGSPDSPENFRYLFDQEDAAESFHAFTEQICYIGHTHRPEIFCEDGITDQLMLDKRYIVNVGSVGQPRDGDRRSCFVVYDTEQFTANFIRVEYDIEKARTNILDAGLPQKLADRLLIGV